Proteins co-encoded in one Phalacrocorax carbo chromosome 5, bPhaCar2.1, whole genome shotgun sequence genomic window:
- the PECR gene encoding peroxisomal trans-2-enoyl-CoA reductase isoform X1, translating to MAAARGLLAAGLFRGQVAIVTGGGTGIGKAIAADLLSLGCSVVIASRKFDRLKAAAEELNNTFSSISPARVTPIQCNIRKEDEVEALVKSTLSLHGKIDFLVNNGGGQFASPSEAIRAKGWNAVIDTNLTGTFYCCKAVYNAWMQEHGGVIVNITAAVRNGFPGMSHTGAARAAVNNLTKTLALEWAHSGVRINSVAPGIVFSETAVANYGEQGTMLWLKSIPKVPAKRSAVPEEISPAVCFLLSPAASYITGITMVVDGGQSLYSHTLEIPDHDRWPSPPEGRNSEMLKKLLSGKFKPKL from the exons ATGGCGGCGGCGCGCGGGCTGCTGGCGGCCGGGTTGTTCCGCGGGCAGGTGGCGATCGTcaccggcggcggcaccggcaTCGGCAAGGCCATCGCCGCCGACTTGCTGTCTCTAG GTTGCAGTGTTGTTATTGCCTCTCGTAAATTTGACCGATtaaaagctgctgcagaagaactgaataatacattttcttccatAAGTCCTGCCAGAGTGACTCCCATACAGTGCAATATCCGCAAAGAAGATGAG GTAGAAGCTTTGGTGAAGTCGACACTGAGTCTGCATGGGAAGATTGACTTCCTGGTGAATAATGGAGGGGGCCAGTTCGCCAGTCCTTCTGAAGCCATCCGTGCCAAAGGCTGGAATGCTGTGATAGACACAAATCTGACAGGGACCTTCTACTGCTGCAAAGCAG TGTACAATGCCTGGATGCAGGAACATGGAGGAGTCATTGTCAACATTACTGCTGCCGTGAGAAATGGGTTTCCTGGAATGTc GCATACAGGAGCTGCAAGAGCTGCAGTGAATAATCTAACCAAGACTTTAGCTTTAGAATGGGCCCACAGTGGTGTAAGAATCAACAGCGTTGCTCCT GGAATAGtattttcagaaactgctgTTGCAAACTATGGAGAACAAGGTACAATGTTGTGGTTAAAGAGCATACCAAAGGTTCCTGCCAAGAGGTCAGCGGTTCCTGAGGAG ATCTCTCCTGCAGTGTGTTTCCTGCTATCTCCAGCTGCTTCTTACATAACTGGGATAACCATGGTCGTGGATGGTGGCCAAAGTTTATATAGCCATACCCTAGAAATACCTG aTCATGACAGATGGCCCTCACCaccagaaggaagaaattcagaaatgcttaaaaagctgctttctggCAAGTTCAAGCCAAAGCTGTAA
- the PECR gene encoding peroxisomal trans-2-enoyl-CoA reductase isoform X2, with protein sequence MIWSFFVKKNKQSIVSLYSCSVVIASRKFDRLKAAAEELNNTFSSISPARVTPIQCNIRKEDEVEALVKSTLSLHGKIDFLVNNGGGQFASPSEAIRAKGWNAVIDTNLTGTFYCCKAVYNAWMQEHGGVIVNITAAVRNGFPGMSHTGAARAAVNNLTKTLALEWAHSGVRINSVAPGIVFSETAVANYGEQGTMLWLKSIPKVPAKRSAVPEEISPAVCFLLSPAASYITGITMVVDGGQSLYSHTLEIPDHDRWPSPPEGRNSEMLKKLLSGKFKPKL encoded by the exons ATGATCTGGTCATtctttgtgaagaaaaataagcaaagtaTTGTCAGCTTGTACA GTTGCAGTGTTGTTATTGCCTCTCGTAAATTTGACCGATtaaaagctgctgcagaagaactgaataatacattttcttccatAAGTCCTGCCAGAGTGACTCCCATACAGTGCAATATCCGCAAAGAAGATGAG GTAGAAGCTTTGGTGAAGTCGACACTGAGTCTGCATGGGAAGATTGACTTCCTGGTGAATAATGGAGGGGGCCAGTTCGCCAGTCCTTCTGAAGCCATCCGTGCCAAAGGCTGGAATGCTGTGATAGACACAAATCTGACAGGGACCTTCTACTGCTGCAAAGCAG TGTACAATGCCTGGATGCAGGAACATGGAGGAGTCATTGTCAACATTACTGCTGCCGTGAGAAATGGGTTTCCTGGAATGTc GCATACAGGAGCTGCAAGAGCTGCAGTGAATAATCTAACCAAGACTTTAGCTTTAGAATGGGCCCACAGTGGTGTAAGAATCAACAGCGTTGCTCCT GGAATAGtattttcagaaactgctgTTGCAAACTATGGAGAACAAGGTACAATGTTGTGGTTAAAGAGCATACCAAAGGTTCCTGCCAAGAGGTCAGCGGTTCCTGAGGAG ATCTCTCCTGCAGTGTGTTTCCTGCTATCTCCAGCTGCTTCTTACATAACTGGGATAACCATGGTCGTGGATGGTGGCCAAAGTTTATATAGCCATACCCTAGAAATACCTG aTCATGACAGATGGCCCTCACCaccagaaggaagaaattcagaaatgcttaaaaagctgctttctggCAAGTTCAAGCCAAAGCTGTAA
- the TMEM169 gene encoding transmembrane protein 169: protein MPSEVLESSSGMEETMQKESKSGSQSPHHGSMRRAVATSVTFDGEATMDRRKKKKKESRPESIIVYRSENENKVEEERVDEEGGERSSEEGSKFLGQSMADGVWNMPLDSRYVTLTGTITRGKKKGQMVDIHVTLTEKELQELAKSKEPPKENVPEKKKKCDVGLDRGPHIVLWTIICLPIIFVVSFVVSFYYGTITWYNIFLVYNEERTFWHKITFCPFLIIFYPIIIMVVSFSLGLYSAVAQVAWSFGYWWHAVRDMEKGFCGWLCSKLGLEDCSPYSIVELLDSDNISGSLSGKSSAQGVETSAV, encoded by the exons ATGCCAAGTGAGGTGCTTGAGAGcagcagtgggatggaggagaccATGCAGAAAGAGAGCAAGTCTGGAAGCCAGAGCCCTCACCACGGCTCCATGAGAAGGGCTGTGGCAACCAGTGTCACCTTTGATGGGGAAGCCACTATGGACcggaggaaaaagaagaagaaagagtcCCGTCCTGAGTCAATAATAGTGTATCGGTCAGAGAATGAGAACAAGGTGGAAGAAGAACGGGTGgatgaagaaggaggggagaggagctcTGAGGAAGGCTCCAAGTTCCTGGGTCAGTCCATGGCAGATG GTGTCTGGAACATGCCTTTAGACAGCCGATACGTCACTTTGACTGGAACAATCAccaggggaaagaagaagggtCAGATGGTGGACATCCATGTCACACTAACGGAGAAAGAGCTGCAGGAACTGGCTAAGTCAAAGGAACCTCCTAAAGAGAACGTACctgagaagaagaagaaatgtgaTGTTGGGCTGGACAGGGGGCCTCACATCGTCCTCTGGACCATCATCTGCCTCCCCATCATTTTTGTAGTGTCCTTCGTGGTTTCATTCTACTATGGAACCATTACATGGTACAACATCTTCTTGGTGTACAATGAAGAGAGGACCTTCTGGCACAAAATCACCTTTTGTCCCTTTTTGATCATCTTCTACCCAATTATAATTATGGTTGTGTCTTTTTCCCTAGGCCTGTACTCGGCTGTGGCCCAGGTAGCATGGTCCTTTGGGTACTGGTGGCATGCTGTTAGGGATATGGAGAAGGGCTTCTGTGGCTGGCTCTGCAGCAAGCTGGGTTTGGAAGATTGTTCTCCGTACAGCATTGTCGAGCTGCTAGATTCTGATAATATCTCAGGTAGTCTCTCTGGCAAGAGCTCTGCACAGGGGGTTGAGACCTCAGCAGTCTGA